DNA sequence from the Thauera sedimentorum genome:
CCGAACCGGGCGGCAGCGTCGACTGCCAGGTGCGCCAGGTGGGCCAGGACATCGTGTTCACCGTGCGCGACAGCGGGCGCGGCATCGACCCCGCCATGCAGGAGCGCCTGTTCGAACCCTTCTTTACCACCCGGGCCGAAGGCACCGGCCTGGGGCTGGCGATCGCGCGCGGCGTGGCGCGCGCCCACGGCGGCGAGATCACCCTGGATTCCGCGCCCGGCAAGGGCTCCACTTTCATGCTCACCGTCCCGCTGCCGACCGAGGGCGGAGACGCAGACGGCAAGGCCGAATCATGATCGAACAACTCAACATCCTGGTCGTCGAGGACGACGACGCGCTGCGCGACGCGGTGTGTTTCACCCTGGAGATGGCCGGCCACGGCGTCACCGGCGTCGATGGCGGACCGGCGGCGCTGGCCGAACTGGAACGCCAGTCCTTTAACCTGGTGGTCACCGACTTGCGCATGCAGCCGATGGACGGCCTGCAGGTGCTGGGCGAGGTGCGCAGCCGCCAGCCGCAGTTGCCGGTGCTGCTGATGACCGCCTACGGCGACGTGGACAAGGCGGTGGCGGCGATGCGCGGCGGCGCCTGCGACTTCCTGATGAAACCCTTCGAGCCCGAGGTGCTGCTCGAGCACGTGCGCCGTTACGCCGCGGTGCCGCCCACCGCGGACGACACCATCGCCGAGGACCCGCACACCCGCAACCTGCTGGCGCTGGCCGCGCGGGTGGCGGAAACCGACGCCACCGTGTTGCTGACCGGCGAGTCTGGCACCGGCAAGGAAGTGTTCGCGCGCTACATCCACCACCACTCGGCCCGCGCGCGCGGGCCCTTCGTGGCGATCAACTGCGCGGCCATCCCCGAAAACCTGCTGGAAGCCACCCTGTTCGGCTACGAGAAGGGCGCCTTCACCGGCGCGCAGAGCGCCCAGCCGGGCAAGTTCGAACAGGCCCAGGACGGCACCATCCTGCTCGACGAAATCTCCGAGATGCCGCTCGGCCTGCAGGCCAAGCTGCTGCGCGTGCTGCAGGAGCGCGAGGTGGAGCGGGTGGGCGGCAAGAAGCCGGTGGCGCTCGATATCCGCGTGCTCGCGACCAGCAACCGCGACATGCTGCGCGAGATCGCCGCCGGACGCTTCCGCGAGGACTTGTACTACCGCCTCAACGTGTTCCCGCTGGCGATTCCCTCGCTGCGAGAGCGTCCGGGCGACGTGCTGCCGCTGGCGCGTCACTTCCTCGCCCGTCATGGCGAGCGGCTCAAGCGCCAGGCGCACATCTCGCCCGCGGCGGAAGCCCTGCTGCAGGCCTACCACTGGCCCGGCAACGTGCGCGAGCTGGAGAACACCATGCACCGCGTGCTGATCCTGACTGCGGGCGACAGCGTGCTGCCCGAGACCGTCCGTCTGTGCCTGCCGCACTGGAACGGCGAAGCCATGGCCGTGCCGCCGCAGACCGTCGTGCAGACCCCTGTGCCGCCGGTGCAGACGGCAGCGCCGCCGGCTGCTGCGGCAAGCCAGCCGGCAAGTTTTGCCGCCTCCGTCCCGCCCGCTCCGCCAGTGCCGCCTGCCCGGCCGGCCAACATGAAGGATCTCGAGCGCGAGCACATCCTGGCGACGCTGCGCGAGTTCGGCGGTTCGCGCAAGAAAACCGTTGAAAAGCTTGGTATTTCCGAGCGTACGCTGCGCTACAAGCTGCAGCAGTATCGCGACGAGGGATACGAGGTCTGAAGCCTCCGCAGATTCGGGCCCTGTTCTTGCTAAGTATTCGCAGGGCGCCCGCGTGCGCCGGACAGGGCTGCATGCCGAGCGTGGTGGTGGCATGCGGGTTGCTCTGCTAGACTGGAAACCAAGCTAACCCGGACGCCGGGGGAAGATGATGGATACCCGCGGAATTGACCAAGTACTGAATGAGCTGCGCTCGGTGTCGCAGGCTGCCTCCGGCAAGCCCGCGGCAGGCGCGGGCGCGCAGGGTGCCGAGGGCGTGGATTTCGCCCAGGTGCTGCAGAATGCGCTGGTGGATGTGAGCTCGGCGCAGAAGGAAGCGCGTGCCATGGCCGAGAGCTTCTCTGCCGGCGACCCGAACGTGAACCTGCAGGACGTGATGGTCGATCTGCAGAAGGCCAGCCTGTCCTTCCAGCAGATGGTGCAGGTGCGCAACCGCCTGGTCACCGCCTACCAGGACATCATGAACATGCCGGTCTGACGGCGTTTGGCGAAGTCCACGATAGTCCAGGCTTACGAAGTAACCATCTGAAAAACAACAAATTATTTGGATATGGCGTCCGCCGTTGTCCAAGTTTGTTCGTTGCAATCCAGTGCATTTGTGGGTAGGGTTGTGGGTAAAGACCCATAACTTACTTCCCTATGCCCACACCTACGGCACTGACGATCCTTCTCGAAGTTGCAGACCAGAACCGGCTGACATCAGACGAGTTCAAGCGATCCCTAAACGCACGCAAGGTCCTGAATGCGAAGGCAGGGGATGGAGCGACGAAACTGGCTGACGGAGGAGGGCTAACGCTCTACATCCCGCCCTCAGGGGCTAAGGCGTGGCGCTACCGCTACCGGCTGCAAGGGAAGGAGCAGACGCTCACCATTGGTGCTTACCCGGAGGTTTCATTGGAGTGCGCGCGGATTGCGCATCGGGGGGCGCGTTGGCTCGTCGCGCGGGGTGTGCATCCGCGAAGCTATATTGAGGATGAGGTCGCGGCGCGCACGGCGCGAGAGCAGGCGGCCAACGAGCACACCTTTAAGGCGGTCGCTAAGAGGTGGATGGCTGCAACTGCCTCACACCTTGCGCCGCGAACCGCAAGGCATCGTGAGGCGATGCTCGAAAAGCATGTTCTTGGGGCGCTGGGCGATAGGGCAGTACATGAGATTACCCGCAAAGAGCTTCACGGTCTCTTGACAGCGCTCGACCCGAGGGCTCCGGTCACGGCGCGATATTGCCGAGGCTACATCAATCAAATTTTCGAGTACGCGGTGGATGGGGAGCTTGTACAGGCCAATCCGACGCCTCGCTCCCGTGTGCTCGCTAATGCGTCGACGCGAAAAGAGAAGCCGCGTAAGGCTTTGCCTGTCGGTCGCTTAGGTGAATTCCTGATGGCGGTGGAAGATGCACCATCAACGGCTCAAGAAACAAAATCGGCGCTACGTCTTCTCGTGATGACATGGTGCCGCACATCAGAGGTAACGGGAGCTCGGTGGGAAGAGTTCAGCTTGGACGATGCAGTTTGGCTGATTCCCGCCGCCAGAATGAAAGGCGGTGAAGAGCATCGCGTCTTCTTAAGTAGGCAGGTAGTCGAGTTGCTTAGAGCCTTGGGGCCGAAAACAGAAGGCCCTGTCTTTCGAAACCGCAAGAATCCAAACGAGCCAATGCATCGTATGACTCTGACGAACTGGCGCAAACGTTGGGGATTCGGGGATGTTATGGACATTCACGGTTTGCGGGCTACGGCTTCTACTTGGGCTAATGAGTCGGGAAGGTATAGGCCGGATGTGATCGAGGTCGCTCTTGCGCACAAGGAGGCAGATCGCGTGCGCGCTGCTTACAACCGGGCAGAGTTCAGTGAAGGGTTGCGCGCACTATGGCAAGACTGGTCAGACTTGTGCGATAGAAAGTTGGCCGAGGCCCGCGAGAAGAGCAAAGGGCGGTCAACTTCGTAGCATGCTAGTGCATGTCGATCTACTTTTCTTACCATGGAACTTAGATCATTTTTGACAAACAGTTTGCGAATTATTCTGGAAAATTCACACTCAGATTCGACGTGGATCAATTAATTGATTGACAGAGGTGAGTGTATTCAATATAATGCTCGCCACTAGATTTAATATCTAGTTGATTCACT
Encoded proteins:
- the fliE gene encoding flagellar hook-basal body complex protein FliE, whose product is MDTRGIDQVLNELRSVSQAASGKPAAGAGAQGAEGVDFAQVLQNALVDVSSAQKEARAMAESFSAGDPNVNLQDVMVDLQKASLSFQQMVQVRNRLVTAYQDIMNMPV
- a CDS encoding tyrosine-type recombinase/integrase, with translation MPTPTALTILLEVADQNRLTSDEFKRSLNARKVLNAKAGDGATKLADGGGLTLYIPPSGAKAWRYRYRLQGKEQTLTIGAYPEVSLECARIAHRGARWLVARGVHPRSYIEDEVAARTAREQAANEHTFKAVAKRWMAATASHLAPRTARHREAMLEKHVLGALGDRAVHEITRKELHGLLTALDPRAPVTARYCRGYINQIFEYAVDGELVQANPTPRSRVLANASTRKEKPRKALPVGRLGEFLMAVEDAPSTAQETKSALRLLVMTWCRTSEVTGARWEEFSLDDAVWLIPAARMKGGEEHRVFLSRQVVELLRALGPKTEGPVFRNRKNPNEPMHRMTLTNWRKRWGFGDVMDIHGLRATASTWANESGRYRPDVIEVALAHKEADRVRAAYNRAEFSEGLRALWQDWSDLCDRKLAEAREKSKGRSTS
- a CDS encoding sigma-54-dependent transcriptional regulator, yielding MIEQLNILVVEDDDALRDAVCFTLEMAGHGVTGVDGGPAALAELERQSFNLVVTDLRMQPMDGLQVLGEVRSRQPQLPVLLMTAYGDVDKAVAAMRGGACDFLMKPFEPEVLLEHVRRYAAVPPTADDTIAEDPHTRNLLALAARVAETDATVLLTGESGTGKEVFARYIHHHSARARGPFVAINCAAIPENLLEATLFGYEKGAFTGAQSAQPGKFEQAQDGTILLDEISEMPLGLQAKLLRVLQEREVERVGGKKPVALDIRVLATSNRDMLREIAAGRFREDLYYRLNVFPLAIPSLRERPGDVLPLARHFLARHGERLKRQAHISPAAEALLQAYHWPGNVRELENTMHRVLILTAGDSVLPETVRLCLPHWNGEAMAVPPQTVVQTPVPPVQTAAPPAAAASQPASFAASVPPAPPVPPARPANMKDLEREHILATLREFGGSRKKTVEKLGISERTLRYKLQQYRDEGYEV